The genomic segment TTCAATTTATATATGTAACTAGCAATGATGACAGaagaagatatatatatatatatatatatatatatatatatgacactTATCTTCGTTTAAGCCttcaaatatcttttaaaaTCCCGAGGGAGATTCAAATCGTATTTAACTAGcaatgaaaatagaaaaaatatttttatttagttttcaGTCTTAATTTTTTAGGTGCGGTCAAATGTTGATCTCACATACAGGTCTCAATTCGAATGGATTGGACGAGTTAGGTCGGGTTAAGCAAtaatactattcaaaaattatttcaatCCGAACCCAACCCGAAACCTCTCAATTCGAACCCGAACCCACCCGATCAACctggttttgattttttttaaacatttttttaaaaaaattaaataaaattcaaaaaaaaaatattttaatttaaacacataataacaaaatctccctcatatatataatttaaatttgaaaaactaattatagaaaaataaattatatttactaaatcaaataaacaattatttaaaaaataaaaaatattcaaaataaataataaattataaaaatttatgatttaaatatacaataaatatttttcaagacatacaatatataaaaatgtaggTTTGGTCAGCTATCGGGTTCCCAAACCTGAAAATCTCATACtcaaacctgatttttttcgggTTGAATTGTGTCAAGTTGGTACGTTGTATCTAATTTTGACATCCCTAATCTCATATGTTTGAACCGATGATGATCATTAGATATACGTACGTTCTCATTATATCATGCGACTCAAAATAAATCCCACTTAAGAGAAATTACAAAATGTTGACTAAAATCCATTCATGTAAgagtttttaaaaagaaaattcatttaTTAGGGTTTACTTTAGAGTTTCAAGGAAGGCAGCTCAACAGCATGTACAATTATCAATTGACAAAGGGTAAGAAGGAATTAGATAAATGCGTAACGTATTCGATGAGATTGCGTTGGATTGATTTTCtatataagaaaaaaaaagCGCCAAAATTGTACTAAAtgagagtatgtctcttgtgagacagtctctcgaatctttatctgtgagaacgggtaaccctaccgatattcacaataaaaagtaacactcttagcataaaaaataatatttttttatggatgacccaaataagagacatatctcacaaaatatgacatctgaaaccgtctcacataagtttttgccttaaatgAAAGATCGAATTGAATGAGAGGATAATTTTGATACGGTGCATTTATATTTTACTGGGTTCCGACGTTCCGTTTATACGACATTTGAAAGAATATTTCTTTATGTTTTATACATCATGTTTTATCAATGATGtgaattcaaaaataaaaatatatgagacTCGTCAAATGATGCTTAATCGAACATATATATTGTATTAAAACATAGGAGGTGTTATTCCAAATATAACATAGACGCAATCTATTTTTTCAATCAAGCATGCTTAAATTTTGGATCTAATTAGTATTATTCAttataaactattttaaatttattagttAAAGTCAAACCCATCTAACAAGACGTCGAGTAGTTATATAAATTAACAAATTGGTCCCTAAAGTTTTGATAATTTGAAAGCAAATgcaattatttaatttgatgCTGGTCAGCAACTCAAGTTAGTAAGAACAGACTCAAAGTATTTGGTTTGGTGGCCAGAAAGCAAGAAAGAGAGCAAATAATGGGGTGGAACTGAAATTATATGAACCTTGGGGGTTTGGTTTGAATTTAGACCAAGAACATTCAAAATTATCAGACTGTTACAATGGCTTCCTTTGCCTTCCATGTTTACACAACTTGTATAAGTTTTGACTTTGATCTGTTCCTTTTTTAGAGACTTTCACGCCTCTCTTGCATAGCTCTCTTGGATTTTACACATTTCCATGCTTGAATAAATAGCTTTGAAAACTTCTATTTTCAGCTCCAATCTAGATTGGAAATGGagaaaaatatggattttcCTCAACATTTTCGGTGTCCTATTTCCATGGAGCTCATGAAAGATCCTGTAACTATCTCCACCGGAGTGACGTACGAGCGAAAAAACATCGAAAAATGGTTCGATACTTACAAAAAGAAGACGTGTCCTGCCACAATGCAAATCATTGAAAGTTTTGATGTCACCCCAAATCATACCCTCAAAAGATTGATCATTTCATGGTGCGATTCAAGAACTGATCAAAACCCTTCTTCTGTTTCGTCGAATTCCGATAAGTATGAAGAACTGGTGGCTATTCTTGGCGCGATTGAAACGGCACCATTTAAGGTGAGTTATTTAAGAAAACTGAGGTCTGTTATTGAAGTGGGAGATGATCAGGTAAAGGAAGATTTCAAGAGGTCCGGAGGAGTTGAGGTTCTTGTGAAGATAATTGTACAGATTTTAGTCGAAAATTCGGATTTCTCATCGTTTAGAGCTTGCGAGGAGGCTTTTTGCGTTCTTCGTCACGTTCCATTCTCAGAAGAAGATGAAATAATTCCGCAGCTTTTGACGACACGCGACTGCATGAAATCTATGGCCATCATGCTTCAAAGGGGCAGCGAGGAAGCAAGATTCTGCGCAATTACGACGTTTCAAAAGCTTGGAAGAGCTGATTATCAATGGAATTACGTAGTACAGGATCAGGGAGTTGATTTTTTCAAGTCATTGTTGGAAATTTTGTCCGACGAGAACTGTACAAAAGCAAGTCCTTGTGCGCTTCAAGTGCTGGTCCAAGTTTTGGAAGCGTCGAAGAGATCCAGGTTAAAGGCCATTGAAGCTGGAGCAGTATGCACACTGATTGAGCTTCTCCCCGACTCAAACCGATCCAAATGTGAGAAAATCATGCAACTGATAAAGCTAATGTGTGAATGTGCGGAGGGGAGATTGTCATTTACAGAACACGGAATGGGGATCGCTGCTGTTTCCAAGAAAATGTTGAATGTATCGAATTGCGCGACTAAAATCGGAGTGAAGATTTTGTGGTTGATTTCGAGTGTTCACACCAAGGAAAGGGTTTTGGAGGAGATGCTAGTTTATGGGGCGGTGAAGAAATTGGTGGCGCTGCTGCAAATCGGCGGCGGGCTGTCGACCACCAGGGAGAAGGTGGTGAAAATCTTGAAGCTGCACGGCCGGACGTGGTGGCGGTATCCTTGCTTGCCGGGCGACTTGAAGAATTACTTGGGTTTGTTGGGGATTAATGATTCTTCATGAgggaacaaaaaaaaaatattgcgTATTACATTTATTActcattattatattttatttttttgaatcaaATTGGAAATATGGTGTATTTTGTATTTGTTATAAATgtgaatttaatttattgaaagagtttcataactTCTTGCCTCTTGGATTACATTAATTATCGGGCTAGCACATATATTagtaatacaaaaaaaatttcttttgagATCGTTCGAtggtcaattttgtgaaacgaGTTTTCAATCCAACATGatctcaaaaatattattttttattataaatatgaatgAGATCAACTCGTCTCAAGATTTCTcacatatataaaattatgaaacgATCTCGTAAAAAATTTCCTCATGATAATATAATTTTTGACGATGTCATGATCAATTGTTAGCATCAATCGAGgtgtataaaattttaattt from the Primulina tabacum isolate GXHZ01 chromosome 8, ASM2559414v2, whole genome shotgun sequence genome contains:
- the LOC142554436 gene encoding E3 ubiquitin-protein ligase PUB23-like, translating into MEKNMDFPQHFRCPISMELMKDPVTISTGVTYERKNIEKWFDTYKKKTCPATMQIIESFDVTPNHTLKRLIISWCDSRTDQNPSSVSSNSDKYEELVAILGAIETAPFKVSYLRKLRSVIEVGDDQVKEDFKRSGGVEVLVKIIVQILVENSDFSSFRACEEAFCVLRHVPFSEEDEIIPQLLTTRDCMKSMAIMLQRGSEEARFCAITTFQKLGRADYQWNYVVQDQGVDFFKSLLEILSDENCTKASPCALQVLVQVLEASKRSRLKAIEAGAVCTLIELLPDSNRSKCEKIMQLIKLMCECAEGRLSFTEHGMGIAAVSKKMLNVSNCATKIGVKILWLISSVHTKERVLEEMLVYGAVKKLVALLQIGGGLSTTREKVVKILKLHGRTWWRYPCLPGDLKNYLGLLGINDSS